From the Anaeromyxobacter sp. genome, one window contains:
- the groL gene encoding chaperonin GroEL (60 kDa chaperone family; promotes refolding of misfolded polypeptides especially under stressful conditions; forms two stacked rings of heptamers to form a barrel-shaped 14mer; ends can be capped by GroES; misfolded proteins enter the barrel where they are refolded when GroES binds) has protein sequence MAAKEILFDQQAREAILKGVNVLANAVKTTLGPKGRNVVIEKSFGSPTITKDGVTVAKEIELENKFENMGAQMVKEVASKTSDVAGDGTTTATVLAQAIYREGSKLVAAGHNPMEIKRGIDKAVEIITAELKKLSKPTKDHKEIAQVGIISANGDVTIGNIIAEAMEKVGKEGVITVEEAKGLETTLEIVEGMQFDRGYLSPYFVTDAERMEAVLEDCFILINEKKISNMKDLLPLLEQIARSGKPLLILSEETEGEALATLVVNKLRGTLHVCAVKAPGFGDRRKAMLEDIAILTGGKLIAEELGLKLEQVTLKDLGRAKRITVDKDNTTIVDGHGQKADIEARVKTIRAQIEDTTSDYDKEKLQERLAKLVGGVAVINVGAATETEMKEKKARVEDALHATRAAVEEGIVPGGGVAYLRALKGLDGLKVSEGEQFGLDIVRRSLEEPLRQIANNGGYEASIVVNQVKQGKEPNYGFNAATGEYEDLVKAGVIDPTKVSRSALQNAASVASLMLTTMAMIAEKPKDEKGSGGGMGGGMGGGMGMGGMDGMM, from the coding sequence ATGGCAGCCAAGGAAATCCTGTTCGACCAGCAGGCCCGCGAGGCGATCCTCAAGGGCGTCAACGTCCTCGCCAACGCCGTCAAGACCACGCTCGGCCCCAAGGGCCGCAACGTCGTCATCGAGAAGAGCTTCGGCTCGCCCACCATCACCAAGGACGGCGTCACCGTCGCCAAGGAGATCGAGCTCGAGAACAAGTTCGAGAACATGGGCGCCCAGATGGTGAAGGAGGTCGCCTCCAAGACCTCCGACGTGGCCGGCGACGGCACCACCACCGCCACCGTGCTGGCCCAGGCCATCTACCGCGAGGGCTCCAAGCTGGTCGCCGCCGGGCACAACCCGATGGAGATCAAGCGCGGCATCGACAAGGCCGTCGAGATCATCACCGCCGAGCTCAAGAAGCTCAGCAAGCCGACCAAGGACCACAAGGAGATCGCCCAGGTCGGCATCATCTCCGCCAACGGCGACGTGACCATCGGCAACATCATCGCCGAGGCCATGGAGAAGGTCGGCAAGGAGGGCGTCATCACGGTCGAGGAGGCCAAGGGCCTCGAGACCACGCTCGAGATCGTCGAGGGCATGCAGTTCGACCGCGGCTACCTCTCGCCCTACTTCGTCACCGACGCGGAGCGGATGGAGGCGGTCCTGGAGGACTGCTTCATCCTCATCAACGAGAAGAAGATCTCCAACATGAAGGACCTGCTCCCGCTGCTGGAGCAGATCGCCCGCAGCGGCAAGCCCCTGCTCATCCTCTCCGAGGAGACCGAGGGCGAGGCGCTGGCCACCCTGGTGGTCAACAAGCTGCGCGGCACGCTGCACGTCTGCGCCGTCAAGGCGCCGGGCTTCGGCGACCGCCGCAAGGCCATGCTGGAGGACATCGCCATCCTCACCGGCGGCAAGCTCATCGCCGAGGAGCTGGGCCTCAAGCTCGAGCAGGTCACGCTGAAGGACCTGGGCCGCGCCAAGCGCATCACGGTGGACAAGGACAACACCACCATCGTGGACGGCCACGGCCAGAAGGCCGACATCGAGGCCCGCGTCAAGACCATCCGCGCGCAGATCGAGGACACCACCTCGGACTACGACAAGGAGAAGCTGCAGGAGCGGCTGGCCAAGCTGGTGGGCGGCGTCGCCGTCATCAACGTGGGCGCGGCCACCGAGACCGAGATGAAGGAGAAGAAGGCCCGCGTCGAGGACGCCCTGCACGCGACCCGCGCGGCCGTGGAGGAGGGCATCGTCCCCGGCGGCGGCGTGGCCTACCTGCGCGCCCTGAAGGGCCTGGACGGCCTGAAGGTGTCCGAGGGCGAGCAGTTCGGCCTGGACATCGTGCGCCGCTCGCTCGAGGAGCCCCTCCGGCAGATCGCCAACAACGGCGGCTACGAGGCCTCCATCGTGGTGAACCAGGTCAAGCAGGGCAAGGAGCCGAACTACGGCTTCAACGCCGCCACGGGTGAGTACGAGGACCTGGTCAAGGCCGGCGTCATCGACCCGACCAAGGTGAGCCGCTCGGCGCTGCAGAACGCGGCCTCGGTGGCCTCGCTGATGCTGACCACCATGGCGATGATCGCCGAGAAGCCCAAGGACGAGAAGGGCTCCGGCGGCGGCATGGGCGGCGGCATGGGCGGCGGCATGGGCATGGGCGGCATGGACGGCATGATGTAG
- the groES gene encoding co-chaperone GroES produces the protein MGIRPLQDRVIVKRLEEEQKTKGGIIIPDTAKEKPIEGKVIAVGNGKVQEDGKVRPLDVKPGDTVLFSKYAGTEIKIDGVEHLMMREEDILGVIEG, from the coding sequence ATGGGCATCCGTCCCCTGCAGGACCGCGTCATCGTGAAGCGTCTCGAGGAGGAGCAGAAGACCAAGGGCGGCATCATCATCCCCGACACGGCCAAGGAGAAGCCGATCGAGGGCAAGGTGATCGCCGTCGGCAACGGCAAGGTCCAGGAGGACGGCAAGGTCCGCCCGCTCGACGTCAAGCCGGGCGACACCGTCCTCTTCTCCAAGTACGCCGGCACCGAGATCAAGATCGACGGCGTGGAGCACCTGATGATGCGCGAGGAGGACATCCTCGGCGTGATCGAAGGTTAG